CGGCGACTGGCGAGGAGGCCAGAACCAACGACGACTCTATGAGGAAGCTCGATTGATGACGCaggaatggttttttttttgagggggcgACGCAGGGAAAGCTAAGGGAAGAAAAAGGGAGTTGAGCGCGAGAGCTGAAATTTTGAGATGCGTAATTGTTTTGAATTACTCCGTAGTATTCAACCAACATcgc
This genomic stretch from Spinacia oleracea cultivar Varoflay chromosome 3, BTI_SOV_V1, whole genome shotgun sequence harbors:
- the LOC130468943 gene encoding uncharacterized protein, encoding MLVEYYGVIQNNYASQNFSSRAQLPFSSLSFPCVAPSKKKPFLRHQSSFLIESSLVLASSPVAGGSLFSPPLQVVIADESHYLKNAQAKRTFASLPVIEKAQYAIEIRINMNLAQSV